The region AGTGTCTAATATGCTCTTTCTCATTCTTATGCTCTTTGGAGTAACTTCAACAAGTTCATCTGAAGCAATAAATTCAAGACACTTTTCAAGTGACATTTCAGGTATTGGTACTAACTTTAAAGCATCATCCGCACCTGAAGATCGCGTATTTGTAAGATGCTTTTTCTTACAAACATTGACTTCTATGTCCTCGGCTCTTGAGCACTCTCCAACTATCATTCCTTCATAAACATCTACTCCAGCACCAACAAATAGTCTTCCTCTTTCTTGAGCACTATATAATCCATAAACAACTGAAACTCCTGGTTCAAATACAACTATTGATCCTCTAGATCTTTCAGGAATATCACCTTTATATGGCTCATAATCTGTAAGAACTGAGTTCATTATTCCATTTCCCTTTGTGTCTGTCATAAGCTCACTTCTAAAGCCTATAAGACCCCTTGAAGGTATTTTAAATATCAATCTTGTATAACCATTTATTGCTGAAGTCATGTTTACAAGTTCAGCCTTTCTAGGTCCAAGCTTTTCCATTACTACACCCATAAATTCTTCAGGTACATCAATTGTAAGTTCTTCAATTGGTTCCATTTTTTTGCCGTCTTCTTCTTTAAATATTACACTTGGCTTTGATACCTGGAATTCATAGCCTTCTCTTCTCATTGTTTCAATTAAAATTGATAAATGAAGTTCTCCTCTTCCGCTTACCTTAAATCTATCTGGAGAATCAGTTTCTTCTACTCTTAAACTTACATTTGTCTCTAATTCTTTTTGGAGTCTATCCTTTAAATGTCTTGATGTTACATAATCTCCTTCTCTTCCTGCAAAAGGAGAATCATTTACCATAAAGTACATACTTAATGTAGGCTCATCAATATCAACAAATGGGAGTGCTTCTGGTCTAGATGAATCTGCAATTGTCTCTCCTATGTTTACGTCTGGTATTCCTGAAACAACAGCTATATCTCCAAATTCAACTT is a window of Clostridium pasteurianum DNA encoding:
- the typA gene encoding translational GTPase TypA; this encodes MEKITRNDIRNVAIIAHVDHGKTTLVDALLRQSHVFRANEKVQERVMDSNDLEKERGITILSKNTSVMHEGVKINIVDTPGHADFGGEVERVLKMVDSVLLLVDAFEGPMPQTKFVLKKALELKLKPIVVINKIDKPNARPMEVVDEVLDLFIELGADEDQLDFPIVYASAKAGIAKLDIDDESDSMEPLFKTIIKYVKPPVGYIDEPFQMLVSTIDSNEYVGRIAIGRVERGTIKKNQQAVLIRRDGAKENVKISSLFTYEGLKRVDADKVEFGDIAVVSGIPDVNIGETIADSSRPEALPFVDIDEPTLSMYFMVNDSPFAGREGDYVTSRHLKDRLQKELETNVSLRVEETDSPDRFKVSGRGELHLSILIETMRREGYEFQVSKPSVIFKEEDGKKMEPIEELTIDVPEEFMGVVMEKLGPRKAELVNMTSAINGYTRLIFKIPSRGLIGFRSELMTDTKGNGIMNSVLTDYEPYKGDIPERSRGSIVVFEPGVSVVYGLYSAQERGRLFVGAGVDVYEGMIVGECSRAEDIEVNVCKKKHLTNTRSSGADDALKLVPIPEMSLEKCLEFIASDELVEVTPKSIRMRKSILDTNLRKKKRSR